One Esox lucius isolate fEsoLuc1 chromosome 1, fEsoLuc1.pri, whole genome shotgun sequence genomic region harbors:
- the taok1a gene encoding serine/threonine-protein kinase TAO1 isoform X2: MPNTSRAGSLKDPDVAELFFKEDPEKLFSDLREIGHGSFGAVYFARDVRTTEVVAIKKMSYSGKQSNEKWQDIIKEVKFLQRIQHPNSIEYKGCYLREHTAWLVMEYCLGSASDVLEVHKKPLQEMEIAAITHGALQGLAYLHSHNMIHRDIKAGNVLLTEPGQVKLADFGSASIVSPANSFVGTPYWMAPEVILAMDEGQYDGKIDIWSLGITCIELAERKPPLFNMNAMSALYHIAQNESPTLQSSEWTDYFRNFVDSCLQKFPQDRPNSEELLKHAFVQRERPESVLMDLILRTKVAVRELDNLQYRKMKKILFQEAHNGPVAEAQDGDEEEPENSGRTGTVNSVGSNQSIPSMSISASSQSSSVNSLTDAGDDKSEMDMMEGDNTVMSNSSVIHIKPEEEEEEETYHQESEPNSRLPTEPQSAPAHPPRPKHQRNREHFATIRTASLVTRQMKEHEQDSELREQMSGYKRMRRQHQKHLMALENKLKAEMDEHRLRLDKELENQRNSFAQEMEKLIKKHQAAMEKDAKTFTNDEKKFQQHIQSQQKKELNSFLESQKREYKLRKEQLKEELNENQSTPKKEKQEWLSKQKENFQHFQAEEEANLLRRQRQYLDLECRRFKRRILIARHNVEQDLVREELNKRQTQKDLEHAMLLRHHESMQELEFGQVSTIQKMRTELIRLQHQTELTNQQEYNKRRERELRRKHVMEVRQQPKSLKSKELQIKKQFQDTCKIQTRQYKALRNHLLESTPKSDHKAVLKRLKEEQTRKLAILAEQYDHSINEMLSTQALRLDEAQEAQCQVLRMQLQQELELLNAYQSKIKMQTDAQHDRERKDLEQRVSLRRALLEQKIEEEMLALQNERLERIRSLLERQAREIEAFDSESMRLGFSNMVLSNLSPEAFSHSFPGAPGSWAHQTQHHSGGSQGPHWGSGGSGHQGSQHQYHSGQGGFPMQQAWSQAMQGGVAPQPWGHSSAGPLGARGSGVQNSPQALSRTASGGRSEQAMTRSTSVTSQISNGSHLSYT; the protein is encoded by the exons ATGCCCAACACCAGCCGGGCGGGGAGCCTCAAGGACCCCGATGTTGCTGAGCTCTTCTTCAAGGAGGACCCTGAGAAACTCTTCTCGGACCTGCGAGAGATCGGACATGGCAGCTTTGGGGCCGTCTACTTT GCCCGGGATGTGCGGACCACTGAAGTGGTGGCCATTAAGAAGATGTCTTACAGTGGAAAGCAATCCAATGAG AAATGGCAAGACATAATCAAGGAGGTGAAGTTTTTGCAGAGAATACAGCATCCAAACAGCATAGAGTACAAGGGATGCTATCTGCGAGAACACACTGCCTGG CTGGTGATGGAGTACTGTCTAGGATCTGCTTCAGATGTCCTGGAAG TTCATAAAAAGCCTCTACAAGAAATGGAAATCGCAGCAATTACTCATGGTGCTCTTCAGGGGTTAGCTTATCTTCATTCCCACAACATGATTCACCG AGATATCAAGGCAGGGAACGTCTTGCTGACCGAGCCTGGCCAAGTGAAGCTTGCAGATTTCGGTTCTGCCTCCATTGTCTCTCCAGCCAACTCTTTTGTGGGGACGCCATATTG GATGGCCCCAGAGGTAATCTTGGCTATGGATGAGGGTCAGTATGATGGGAAGATTGACATCTGGTCTCTGGGAATAACCTGCATTGAATTAG CTGAGAGAAAACCTCCACTGTTTAATATGAATGCGATGAGTGCCTTATACCATATAGCGCAGAATGAAAGCCCCACTCTGCAGTCAAGTGAATG GACAGATTACTTCAGAAATTTTGTAGATTCTTGCCTCCAGAAATTTCCTCAAGACAGGCCCAACTCTGAGGAACTTTTAAAG CACGCATTTGTGCAGCGGGAGCGACCTGAATCTGTCCTCATGGACCTGATCCTGAGGACCAAGGTTGCGGTGCGGGAGCTGGACAACCTTCAGTATCGCAAGATGAAGAAAATCCTCTTCCAGGAAGCCCACAACGGCCCTGTAGCCGAGGCACAGGACGGGGATGAGGAG GAGCCAGAGAACAGTGGCAGGACAGGCACAGTGAACAGTGTTGGCAGTAACCAGTCCATACCCAGTATGTCCATTAGTGCCAGCTCACAGAGCAGCTCTGTCAACAGTCTGACCGACGCTGGAGATGACAAGAGTGAGATGGACATGATGGAGGGAGACAACACCGTCATGTCCAACAGCTCTGTCATTCACATCAAACCA gaggaggaggaggaggaggagacgtATCACCAGGAGTCTGAACCTAACAGCCGGCTGCCCACCGAGCCCCAGTCTGCCCCTGCACACCCTCCACGGCCAAAACACCAGCGCAACCGAGAGCACTTTGCCACAATACGCACTGCCTCCCTG GTGACGCGTCAGATGAAGGAGCACGAGCAGGACTCTGAGCTACGGGAGCAGATGTCAGGCTATAAGAGAATGAGGAGGCAGCACCAGAAGCACCTGATGGCCCTGGAGAACAAGCTGAAGGCTGAGATGGATGAACACCGTCTCCGTCTGGACAAAGAGCTGGAGAACCAAAGGAACAGCTTTGCCCAGGAGATGGAGAAACTCATTAAGAAGCACCAAGCAGCCATGGAGAAAGAT GCGAAGACCTTTACCAATGATGAGAAGAAGTTCCAGCAGCACATCCAGAGCCAGCAGAAGAAGGAGCTCAATAGCTTTCTCGAGTCCCAGAAACGAGAGTACAAACTCCGCAAGGAGCAGCTCAAAGAG GAGTTGAATGAGAACCAATCGACCCCTAAGAAGGAGAAACAGGAGTGGCTGTCCAAGCAAAAGGAGAACTTCCAGCACTTCCAGGCTGAGGAGGAGGCTAATCTGCTGAGGAGACAAAGACAGTACCTGGACCTGGAATGTCGTCGTTTTAAGAGGAGGATCCTCATTGCTCGCCACAACGTGGAACAAGATCTAGTGAGAGAG GAGCTGAATAAACGTCAGACTCAGAAGGACCTGGAGCACGCCATGCTGCTAAGACACCATGAGTCCATGCAGGAGCTAGAGTTTGGTCAGGTCAGTACCATCCAGAAGATGAGGACTGAGCTAATCCGCCTGCAGCACCAGACCGAGCTCACCAACCAGCAGGAGTACaacaagaggagagagagggagcttcGACGTAAACATGTAATGGAGGTCCGACAGCAGCCCAAGAGCCTCAAG TCCAAAGAGCTCCAGATCAAGAAGCAGTTCCAGGACACATGTAAGATCCAGACCAGACAGTACAAGGCCCTGAGGAACCACCTACTGGAGAGCACACCCAAGTCTGACCACAAGGCTGTCCTAAAGCGCCTAAAGGAGGAGCAGACCCGCAAGCTGGCCATCTTGGCTGAGCAGTACGACCACTCGATCAACGAGATGCTCTCCACACAGGCT CTGCGTCTCGATGAGGCTCAGGAGGCCCAGTGCCAGGTGCTGAGGATGCAGCTGCAGCAGGAGCTAGAGCTGCTCAACGCCTACCAGAGCAAGATCAAGATGCAGACGGACGCTCAGCACGACCGCGAGAGGAAGGACCTGGAGCAGAGAGTGTCCCTCCGGAGAGCCCTGCTGGAGCAGAAG atTGAGGAGGAGATGCTGGCCCTTCAGAATGAGCGTTTGGAGAGGATCCGTAGTCTGCTGGAGCGCCAGGCCCGGGAGATCGAAGCTTTCGACTCAGAGAGCATGCGTCTAGGCTTCAGCAACATGGTGCTGTCCAACCTCTCCCCAGAGGCTTTCAGCCACAGCTTCCCTGGGGCCCCCGGCAGCTGGGCCCACCAGACACAGCACCACTCTGGGGGCTCCCAAGGGCCCCACTGGGGCAGTGGAGGATCTGGGCACCAAGGCAGTCAACACCAATATCACTCTGGTCAGGGAGG
- the taok1a gene encoding serine/threonine-protein kinase TAO1 isoform X1 yields MPNTSRAGSLKDPDVAELFFKEDPEKLFSDLREIGHGSFGAVYFARDVRTTEVVAIKKMSYSGKQSNEKWQDIIKEVKFLQRIQHPNSIEYKGCYLREHTAWLVMEYCLGSASDVLEVHKKPLQEMEIAAITHGALQGLAYLHSHNMIHRDIKAGNVLLTEPGQVKLADFGSASIVSPANSFVGTPYWMAPEVILAMDEGQYDGKIDIWSLGITCIELAERKPPLFNMNAMSALYHIAQNESPTLQSSEWTDYFRNFVDSCLQKFPQDRPNSEELLKHAFVQRERPESVLMDLILRTKVAVRELDNLQYRKMKKILFQEAHNGPVAEAQDGDEEEPENSGRTGTVNSVGSNQSIPSMSISASSQSSSVNSLTDAGDDKSEMDMMEGDNTVMSNSSVIHIKPEEEEEEEETYHQESEPNSRLPTEPQSAPAHPPRPKHQRNREHFATIRTASLVTRQMKEHEQDSELREQMSGYKRMRRQHQKHLMALENKLKAEMDEHRLRLDKELENQRNSFAQEMEKLIKKHQAAMEKDAKTFTNDEKKFQQHIQSQQKKELNSFLESQKREYKLRKEQLKEELNENQSTPKKEKQEWLSKQKENFQHFQAEEEANLLRRQRQYLDLECRRFKRRILIARHNVEQDLVREELNKRQTQKDLEHAMLLRHHESMQELEFGQVSTIQKMRTELIRLQHQTELTNQQEYNKRRERELRRKHVMEVRQQPKSLKSKELQIKKQFQDTCKIQTRQYKALRNHLLESTPKSDHKAVLKRLKEEQTRKLAILAEQYDHSINEMLSTQALRLDEAQEAQCQVLRMQLQQELELLNAYQSKIKMQTDAQHDRERKDLEQRVSLRRALLEQKIEEEMLALQNERLERIRSLLERQAREIEAFDSESMRLGFSNMVLSNLSPEAFSHSFPGAPGSWAHQTQHHSGGSQGPHWGSGGSGHQGSQHQYHSGQGGFPMQQAWSQAMQGGVAPQPWGHSSAGPLGARGSGVQNSPQALSRTASGGRSEQAMTRSTSVTSQISNGSHLSYT; encoded by the exons ATGCCCAACACCAGCCGGGCGGGGAGCCTCAAGGACCCCGATGTTGCTGAGCTCTTCTTCAAGGAGGACCCTGAGAAACTCTTCTCGGACCTGCGAGAGATCGGACATGGCAGCTTTGGGGCCGTCTACTTT GCCCGGGATGTGCGGACCACTGAAGTGGTGGCCATTAAGAAGATGTCTTACAGTGGAAAGCAATCCAATGAG AAATGGCAAGACATAATCAAGGAGGTGAAGTTTTTGCAGAGAATACAGCATCCAAACAGCATAGAGTACAAGGGATGCTATCTGCGAGAACACACTGCCTGG CTGGTGATGGAGTACTGTCTAGGATCTGCTTCAGATGTCCTGGAAG TTCATAAAAAGCCTCTACAAGAAATGGAAATCGCAGCAATTACTCATGGTGCTCTTCAGGGGTTAGCTTATCTTCATTCCCACAACATGATTCACCG AGATATCAAGGCAGGGAACGTCTTGCTGACCGAGCCTGGCCAAGTGAAGCTTGCAGATTTCGGTTCTGCCTCCATTGTCTCTCCAGCCAACTCTTTTGTGGGGACGCCATATTG GATGGCCCCAGAGGTAATCTTGGCTATGGATGAGGGTCAGTATGATGGGAAGATTGACATCTGGTCTCTGGGAATAACCTGCATTGAATTAG CTGAGAGAAAACCTCCACTGTTTAATATGAATGCGATGAGTGCCTTATACCATATAGCGCAGAATGAAAGCCCCACTCTGCAGTCAAGTGAATG GACAGATTACTTCAGAAATTTTGTAGATTCTTGCCTCCAGAAATTTCCTCAAGACAGGCCCAACTCTGAGGAACTTTTAAAG CACGCATTTGTGCAGCGGGAGCGACCTGAATCTGTCCTCATGGACCTGATCCTGAGGACCAAGGTTGCGGTGCGGGAGCTGGACAACCTTCAGTATCGCAAGATGAAGAAAATCCTCTTCCAGGAAGCCCACAACGGCCCTGTAGCCGAGGCACAGGACGGGGATGAGGAG GAGCCAGAGAACAGTGGCAGGACAGGCACAGTGAACAGTGTTGGCAGTAACCAGTCCATACCCAGTATGTCCATTAGTGCCAGCTCACAGAGCAGCTCTGTCAACAGTCTGACCGACGCTGGAGATGACAAGAGTGAGATGGACATGATGGAGGGAGACAACACCGTCATGTCCAACAGCTCTGTCATTCACATCAAACCA gaggaggaggaggaggaggaggagacgtATCACCAGGAGTCTGAACCTAACAGCCGGCTGCCCACCGAGCCCCAGTCTGCCCCTGCACACCCTCCACGGCCAAAACACCAGCGCAACCGAGAGCACTTTGCCACAATACGCACTGCCTCCCTG GTGACGCGTCAGATGAAGGAGCACGAGCAGGACTCTGAGCTACGGGAGCAGATGTCAGGCTATAAGAGAATGAGGAGGCAGCACCAGAAGCACCTGATGGCCCTGGAGAACAAGCTGAAGGCTGAGATGGATGAACACCGTCTCCGTCTGGACAAAGAGCTGGAGAACCAAAGGAACAGCTTTGCCCAGGAGATGGAGAAACTCATTAAGAAGCACCAAGCAGCCATGGAGAAAGAT GCGAAGACCTTTACCAATGATGAGAAGAAGTTCCAGCAGCACATCCAGAGCCAGCAGAAGAAGGAGCTCAATAGCTTTCTCGAGTCCCAGAAACGAGAGTACAAACTCCGCAAGGAGCAGCTCAAAGAG GAGTTGAATGAGAACCAATCGACCCCTAAGAAGGAGAAACAGGAGTGGCTGTCCAAGCAAAAGGAGAACTTCCAGCACTTCCAGGCTGAGGAGGAGGCTAATCTGCTGAGGAGACAAAGACAGTACCTGGACCTGGAATGTCGTCGTTTTAAGAGGAGGATCCTCATTGCTCGCCACAACGTGGAACAAGATCTAGTGAGAGAG GAGCTGAATAAACGTCAGACTCAGAAGGACCTGGAGCACGCCATGCTGCTAAGACACCATGAGTCCATGCAGGAGCTAGAGTTTGGTCAGGTCAGTACCATCCAGAAGATGAGGACTGAGCTAATCCGCCTGCAGCACCAGACCGAGCTCACCAACCAGCAGGAGTACaacaagaggagagagagggagcttcGACGTAAACATGTAATGGAGGTCCGACAGCAGCCCAAGAGCCTCAAG TCCAAAGAGCTCCAGATCAAGAAGCAGTTCCAGGACACATGTAAGATCCAGACCAGACAGTACAAGGCCCTGAGGAACCACCTACTGGAGAGCACACCCAAGTCTGACCACAAGGCTGTCCTAAAGCGCCTAAAGGAGGAGCAGACCCGCAAGCTGGCCATCTTGGCTGAGCAGTACGACCACTCGATCAACGAGATGCTCTCCACACAGGCT CTGCGTCTCGATGAGGCTCAGGAGGCCCAGTGCCAGGTGCTGAGGATGCAGCTGCAGCAGGAGCTAGAGCTGCTCAACGCCTACCAGAGCAAGATCAAGATGCAGACGGACGCTCAGCACGACCGCGAGAGGAAGGACCTGGAGCAGAGAGTGTCCCTCCGGAGAGCCCTGCTGGAGCAGAAG atTGAGGAGGAGATGCTGGCCCTTCAGAATGAGCGTTTGGAGAGGATCCGTAGTCTGCTGGAGCGCCAGGCCCGGGAGATCGAAGCTTTCGACTCAGAGAGCATGCGTCTAGGCTTCAGCAACATGGTGCTGTCCAACCTCTCCCCAGAGGCTTTCAGCCACAGCTTCCCTGGGGCCCCCGGCAGCTGGGCCCACCAGACACAGCACCACTCTGGGGGCTCCCAAGGGCCCCACTGGGGCAGTGGAGGATCTGGGCACCAAGGCAGTCAACACCAATATCACTCTGGTCAGGGAGG